A single region of the Kwoniella botswanensis chromosome 1, complete sequence genome encodes:
- a CDS encoding calcium/proton exchanger → MSNPSPTPDGAPTPPRRVSFPINPTDTSITPDPSTGPLTSSPPGSPTLPPRESNATPNGARRRTTTAPNRQITLDSTPMSQRRQTTESNRSSNRRNPSFDPNASLVRRVTTVLFTPPKKVGKAPTYLGSIKAAIMSTWLNVLLVFIPIGWALYLAKHSGGKDSISDTAVFITTFIAIIPLAGLLGFATEEAALRLGQTLGGLLNATLGNAVELIVAILALIKCELQVVQSSLVGSILSNILLVLGMCFFAGGVKFAEQAIKSTAAQLNASLLLIAVIAVLIPSAFHFSISSSTSNTDADQLAQGEGADLLAMSHGVAILLLLLYLGYLVFQMYTHAAYYIDDEVTGSTAYPEAITNVSEKLRFRNFHRHKKTDEEEAITTASDSTVHSGNVTNAGGAVPATHGPSTVVPENSTVQRQHEQEEEEDDEETPQMNVVCTIGLMVLITVLVGVTAEFLVDSINGLVESHPSLSAEWVGLILLPIVGNAAEHFTAVSVSVKDKLDLSISVAVGSSIQIALFVIPVIQLLAWTIGKPMTLLFDPYESIVLFLSVLIVNQTLADGRSNWMEGLVLMMLYLIIAVSFWYYPGSSTATLLGCAESSSVVG, encoded by the exons atgtccaACCCGTCTCCTACACCCGATGGCGCTCCCACCCCTCCCCGTCGTGTATCATTCCCCATCAATCCAACCGACACATCCATCACCCCAGACCCATCCACCGGACCCCTCACCTCCTCACCTCCCGGATCACCTACTCTTCCTCCTAGAGAGTCCAATGCTACTCCCAATGGAGCAAGACGACGAACTACCACCGCACCCAATCGACAGATAACTCTAGATTCTACACCAATGAGTCAAAGGAGACAAACCACCGAATCGAACCGATCATCTAATAGGAGAAATCCCTCTTTCGACCCCAATGCGAGTCTCGTCAGGAGGGTTACAACTGTCTTGTTCACTCCTCCTAAGAAAGTGGGAAAGGCACCTACTTATTTGGGTAGTATAAAAGCTGCTATTATGAGTACTTGGTT AAACGTATTGCTGGTATTTATCCCTATTGGATGGGCTTTATACCTTGCTAAACATAGTGGTGGGAAAGACAGTATTTCAGATACAGCTGTTTTCATCACTACTTTCATCGCCATCATTCCTTTGG CTGGTTTACTGGGCTTCGCAACTGAAGAAGCTGCCTTGAGATTAGGACAAACTCTCGGTGGTTTGCTTAATGCTACGTTGGGTAATGCTGTGGAGTTGATCGTAGCTATCTTagctttgatcaag TGTGAATTACAAGTCGTACAATCTTCTCTGGTCGGTTCGATCCTAAGTAATATCTTATTAGTCTTAggaat GTGTTTCTTCGCGGGAGGAGTCAAATTTGCCGaacaagctatcaaatcTACTGCTGCGCAACTCAACGCCTCTCTGCTTTTGATCGCAGTTATAGCTGTCCTGATTCCCTCGGCATTCCATTTCTCAATCAGTTCAAGTACCTCCAACACCGATGCCGACCAATTAGCTCAAGGTGAAGGTGCCGACTTGTTGGCTATGAGTCATGGAGTGGCGATATTGCTCTTATTGCTGTATTTGGGTTATTTGGTATTCCAAATGTATACCCATGCG GCATATTATATTGACGACGAAGTAACTGGTTCGACCGCATACCCCGAAGCCATCACCAACGTTTCTGAGAAGCTGCGATTCAGGAATTTCCATCGACACAAGAAGacggacgaagaggaagcgaTCACCACTGCCTCTGATTCTACGGTCCATTCTGGGAATGTCACTAATGCCGGTGGGGCTGTTCCTGCCACTCATGGACCTTCGACTGTCGTACCGGAAAACTCGACTGTGCAAAGACAGcatgaacaggaagaagaggaagatgatgaggagacCCCTCAGATGAATGTCGTCTGTACTATT GGATTGATGGTACTTATCACTGTGCTCGTCGGAGTCACCGCCGAGTTCCTGGTCGACTCGATCAATGGTCTGGTAGAATCACATCCATCCTTATCGGCAGAATGGGTCGGTCTGATCTTACTTCCTATT GTCGGTAATGCAGCAGAACACTTCACGGCTGTCTCAGTTTCGGTGAAAGATAAACTCGATTTGTCAATCTCAGTAGCT GTCGGCTCATCGATCCAAATTGCTCTCTTTGTCATTCCCGTTATTCAATTATTGGCTTGGACAATCGGTAAACCCATGAC TTTACTATTCGATC CTTACGAATCGATCGTACTGTTCTTATCTGTTTTGATCGTCAACCAAACACTGGCCGATGGACGATCCAA CTGGATGGAAGGTCTAGTCCTGATGATGttatatctcatcatcgccgTGTCATTCTGGTATTACCCT GGATCATCGACAGCTACTTTATTGGGATGTGCCGAGTCTTCCAGTGTGGTAGGATAG
- a CDS encoding calcium-translocating P-type ATPase, PMCA-type, which yields MTPPPPLIITTDLDNNNNDSNPNTNTPPALAPPIDVDQDPTTPPRGRSGSAPISDPSHLSPSRSHLHPNQNTHSPTPSWSSGTIPPSPTLTNSSVHFSEEAVTPTSPVPRTSLALRDNDPTADSGMETLKVIGENDPQRHNRGWSIGTWSSEAGTEQDHSNFAPGKAPSKDKDALSRITTGTTAHTKSAEKSKDKKEKKKKSKKSKKDEDGEGEEEEENKPQAAHIDPDKDTTDPTPFREKPSRLAMLVDPKSLDDLEKIGGVEGLLSGLGVDGKTGLRVGTNEGATETGAPRTSSEMPGGNEPQWHTSMDDRRRIYGRNELPERKSKSLLLLMWIAFKDKVLILLSIAAVVSLALGLYQDLGTPPEIIFNDECPAPVGCEEPQVDWVEGVAIVIAIIIVVMVGSVNDWQKERQFKKLNAQREDRTVKCIRGGNEMVVNTKDLVVGDICLLEPGEILPVDGVFLRGHNVRCDESGATGESDAIKKFSYQECIEERNAAQPGDKLKKDCFLISGAKVLEGVGEYVVISVGTNSFNGRIMMSMRGDSENTPLQLKLNKLAELIAKLGSAAGLLLFTALMIRFFVQLKTNPDRSANDKAQSFIQILIIAVTLIVVAVPEGLPLAVTLALAFATKRMTKQNLLVRVLGSCETMANATVVCTDKTGTLTQNEMTVVAGSLGVHGKFVKNLSDNASRSNANDVEGEQVREDFAFEMDEINNVASSELTTLLNEAICINSTAFEDRDEDGNLSFVGSKTETALLKFAKSAGWADWRKTREAYQVIQMIPFSSELKAMGVVVKIGDKYRLYIKGASEVLTKKCVKHVVVSQDQSTDIGLQTVEFNEDTMNNIMKTIIFYANQSLRTIALCYKDFESWPPKGATQVNATDEVPYEFIAKDMTLIAVTGIEDPLRPGVREAVEKCQRAGVAVKMCTGDNVLTARSIANQCGIFTPGGVIMEGPLFRKLSDAERLEVVPRLQILARSSPEDKRLLVHTLKGMGEVVGVTGDGTNDGPALKLANVGFAMGIAGTEVAKEASDIILMDDSFKNIVLAIMWGRCVNDSVKKFLQFQISVNITAVVITFVSAVASSEEQSVLTAVQLLWVNLIMDTFAALALATDPATETSLDRKPDRKNAPLITVEMFKMICVQALYQIIVCLILHFLGLRILGLPHTDQNNTELGALVFNCFVFCQIFNQLNCRRLDRRLNVLEGFFRNYYFIVIFLIMVGGQILIIEVGGAAFQVTRLGGRDWAISLIIGAISLPIGAVVRLLPTGPFERMLIKLRIYNDPNKLPVVAPEVEDEKYEYNPAINKVKDNLSTYANIRGGRLRASSIVAKSRSAQLKEADIQLPSLLTMVPTLIAGTVGAGAHWVHQTGTASLSNPAGADPSRSTAELFQGKVQLHPQTDRNDPLYTKFGITPPSPAEAASIAASAPSTMGRSRGRSQQRDLEKGGHGQNDQEVLRE from the exons ATGACTCCTCCCCCGCCACTCATCATAACCACCGATTTGGATAATAACAACAATGattccaatcccaataccAACACTCCTCCCGCTCTCGCACCTCCCATAGACGTAGATCAAGATCCCACCACGCCACCTCGAGGTAGAAGTGGTAGTGCTCCTATCAGCGatccttcccatctttcccCATCTCGcagtcatcttcatcccaatcaaAATACTCATTCACCCACCCCATCATGGTCATCAGGAACCATACCGCCTTCACCGACTCTCACCAACTCGTCCGTGCATTTCTCAGAAGAGGCGGTCACACCTACTTCACCCGTACCTCGAACCTCACTCGCTTTGAGGGATAATGACCCAACTGCCGATTCGGGTATGGAAACACTAAAGGTCATTGGGGAGAATGATCCTCAAAGACATAATAGAGGTTGGTCAATCGGGACTTGGTCGTCGGAAGCTGGGACCGAACAAGATCATTCCAACTTCGCCCCTGGTAAAGCACCAAGCAAGGACAAGGATGCGTTGAGTAGGATAACCACCGGTACGACCGCTCACACAAAATCCGCTGAGAAATCcaaagataagaaggaaaagaagaagaagagtaaaaAAAGTAAAAAGGATGAGGAcggtgaaggagaagaggaagaagaaaacaaacCTCAGGCCGCTCATATAGATCCTGATAAGGATACCACGGACCCTACGCCGTTCAGAGAGAAACCTTCTCGTTTAGCCATGCTGGTTGACCCCAAGTCCCTGGATGATCTAGAAAAGATCGGTGGTGTCGAGGGTCTCTTATCCGGTCTAGGAGTAGATGGTAAAACAGGTTTGCGAGTCGGGACGAACGAAGGTGCAACCGAAACTGGTGCGCCCAGAACTTCCTCGGAGATGCCGGGTGGTAATGAACCTCAATGGCATACCAGTATGGACGATAGAAGACGTATATACGGGAGAAACGAGTTGCCTGAACGTAAAAGCAAAAGTTTATTATTGCTTATGTGGATAGCTTTCAAGGACAAAGTCTTG ATATTATTGTCTATCGCCGCTGTTGTATCTCTTGCTCTGGGTTTATATCAAGATCTCGGTACTCCACCagaaatcatcttcaatgatGAGTGTCCTGCCCCGGTGGGATGTGAGGAACCTCAAGTGGATTGGGTAGAAGGTGTAGCTATCGTTATTgcaatcatcatcgtcgttaTGGTCGGGTCCGTCAACGATTGGCAAAAAGAAAGACAATTCAAGAAACTCAACGCCCAACGTGAAGATAGGACCGTCAAATGTATAAGAGGTGGTAACGAGATGGTTGTCAATACCAAAGACTTGGTAGTTGGTGATATTTGTTTATTGGAACCCGGAGAAATATTACCTGTCGATGGTGTCTTCCTTCGAGGTCATAATGTAAGATGTGACGAATCTGGTGCGACTGGTGAATCCGATGCTATCAAGAAATTCTCCTATCAAGAATGTatagaagagagaaatgCTGCTCAACCGGGTGATAAGTTAAAGAAAGATTGTTTCCTCATTTCCGGTGCCAAAGTActggaaggtgtaggagaaTATGTCGTGATTTCAGTCGGAACCAATTCTTTTAACGGTCGAATCATGATGT CTATGCGAGGCGATTCCGAGAACACGCCGCTTCaactcaagctcaacaaaCTTGCCGAATTGATTGCCAAACTTGGTTCTGCTGCTGGTCTCTTACTCTTCACTGCTCTCATGATCCGATTCTTCGTTCAACTCAAGACCAACCCCGATAGATCCGCCAATGACAAAGCGCAATCATTCATTCAGATTCTCATCATTGCGGTCACCTTGATCGTTGTGGCTGTTCCTGAAGGTTTACCGCTTGCTGTCACCCTCGCACTTGCTTTTGCCACCAAGAGAATGACCAAGCAGAATCTTTTGGTCAGAGTCTTGGGCTCTTGCGAGACCATGGCCAATGCTACTGTTGTCTGTACGGATAAAactg GTACTCTCACGCAAAACGAAATGACTGTTGTTGCTGGATCTCTCGGTGTTCACGGTAAATTCGTCAAGAACCTCTCCGATAACGCTTCACGATCCAATGCGAATGATGTGGAGGGTGAACAAGTGCGGGAAGATTTCGCTTTCGAGATGGACGAGATAAACAATGTCGCTTCGTCCGAACTCACTACCCTACTTAATGAGGCTATCTGTATCAATTCTACTGCTTTCGAAGATagagacgaagatggaaatCTCAGCTTTGTAGGAAGTAAGACCGAAACCGCTTTGCTGaaatttgccaaatcagcTGGATGGGCCGATTGGAGGAAAACCAGAGAGGCTTATCaggtgattcagatgatCCCCTTCAGTTCCGAATTGAAAGCTATGGGAGTAGTTGTCAAGATCGGTGATAAGTATAGACTGTATATCAAAGGAGCTAGTGAAGTCTTGACTAAGAAATGTGTCAAACACGTTGTGGTATCGCAAGATCAGTCGACCGACATTGGACTGCAAACTGTCGAATTCAATGAAGACACCATGAACAACATCATGAAGactatcatcttctacgCCAACCAGAGTCTGAGAACAATCGCTCTTTGTTATAAAGATTTCGAATCATGGCCACCAAAGGGCGCTACCCAAGTGAACGCTACAGACGAGGTGCCTTATGAATTCATCGCCAAAGATATGACTTTGATCGCCGTGACCGGTATCGAAGATCCCCTTAGACCTGGTGTCAGAGAAGCGGTGGAAAAATGTCAAAGAGCTGGTGTGGCTGTCAAGATGTGTACGGGTGATAATGTACTTACTGCACGATCTATTGCCAATCAGTGTGGTATATTCACTCCTGGTGGTGTAATCATGGAAGGTCCTCTGTTTAGAAAG CTGTCCGATGCTGAAAGACTTGAGGTCGTACCTCGACTTCAAATCCTCGCTCGATCTTCTCCCGAAGATAAGAGACTTCTCGTACACACCCTCAAAGGTATGGGAGAAGTAGTCGGTGTCACTGGTGATGGTACGAATGATGGTCCTGCTCTCAAACTTGCTAATGTCGGTTTTGCAATGGGTATCGC TGGTACGGAAGTTGCCAAGGAGGCTTCggatatcatcttgatggacGACTCGTTCAAGAATATCGTACTTGCCATTATGTGGGGTCGATGTGTAAACGATTCAGTCAAGAAATTCTTACAGTTCCAAATCTC CGTCAACATCACTGCTGTCGTCATCACTTTCGTTTCAGCCGTTGCATCAAGTGAAGAACAATCTGTACTCACCGCTGTGCAGCTTCTTTGGGTCAACTTGATCATGGATACCTTTGCCGCTCTCGCACTCGCTACCGATCCCGCTACCGAGACATCACTCGATAGAAAACCAGATAGAAAGAATGCCCCTTTGATCACCGTCGAAATGTTCAAGATGATATGTGTCCAAGCGCTTTATCAGATCATCGTCTGTTTGATCCTGCATTTCCTCGGTTTGAGGATTCTCGGCTTACCTCATACGGATCAAAACAACACTGAATTGGGAGCTTTGGTATTCAATTGTTTCGTATTCTGTCAAATCT TCAATCAACTTAATTGTAGACGATTAGATAGGAGATTGAATGTTCTTGAGGGTTTCTTCAGGAACTACTACTTTATCGTTATTTTCCTCATCA TGGTCGGTGGGCAAATCTTGATTATCGAAGTCGGTGGAGCTGCTTTCCAAGTGACTCGACTTGGCGGACGAGATTGGGCAATTTCATTGATCATCGGAGCCATCTCCCTTCCTATTGGTGCTGTCGTCCGATTGTTACCCACTGGACCATTCGAGAGGATGCTCATCAAATTGAGAATCTACAATGATCCAAACAAGTTACCGGTCGTCGCTCCTGAggtcgaagatgagaaataCGAATATAACCCTGCtatcaacaaggtcaaggataACTTGTCGACTTACGCTAATATCAGAGGAGGTAGATTGAGAGCTAGTTCAATCGTAGCTAAGAGTAGATCAGCACAGTTGAAAGAGGCTGATATTCAATT GCCTTCGTTATTGACAATGGTACCGACTCTAATCGCTGGTACAGTTGG TGCCGGTGCACACTGGGTCCATCAGACTGGTACAGCATCCCTCTCCAACCCTGCTGGAGCCGATCCATCTAGGTCGACCGCTGAATTATTCCAGGGTAAAGTCCAATTGCATCCTCAGACCGATAGGAACGATCCTCTCTATACCAAATTCGGTATAAcgccaccttcacctgctgaAGCTGCTTCCATCGCTGCTTCGGCACCTTCTACTATGGGCAGGAGTCGTGGTAGATCTCAGCAGAGGGAtttggagaaaggtggtcATGGCCAGAACGATCAAGAGGTATTGAGGGAATAA